The segment ACCTCCCCGGCGACGTGACCTTGCGATTGCCGCACCGACATTTCGTTCGCGAGCCGTTCCAGGATACGGACGCCCCTTCTGAGGTGGTTGAGTGACGCGACGGCCCCCACGCGCCCCTGGACCGCGACATCGGCGAACGAACCGTCACCGTCAAGGGCATAAAGATGGAGCTCTTCGGCACCGCCCACAAGCTGTGCCGTCGCGGAACGGCAGGTATCTTCAACGCCACTTGCAGGAGGCCCTATGAGCGCGAGGTTCCCATGTGCCCCGGGGTTCCAACACAGCTCCGCAATACGCTGTTGCGTCGGCAAATCCACCAGACCAAGGCGGGCATTTGGTCCCGCCGACGTGCCGGATGCCGCGCGCTTTCCCTCCGGCCCCGCCGCCCCCAGACGCTGGCGCAACGAGACGGATTCAGGAAGGGCGTCCGCAACCGGTCTCCGGAGCGGTTTACCTCCGCGGGCGTCCCATACCCGACTGATTGATTTGATAATGGGACGTGCCGTTTCCGCAGGGGTCGGCTCTGCCCTTTGAAAGTCTGCCCCGGTGGTCACAGACCAACCGCTGAAGCGAAGCGACCCTGATGCCGGTCCGGCAACGGTTCCCGTGAGTGATTGGTCTTCCTCCCCGTGGGAAAGAATCGCTGATTGGAAGGGCTCGGCGTCCTGCATCCCGCGCACCATGTAGGCCCGGCCTGGAAGGGAGACCGGAATCGACGCCGCAGCCGGTGAATTGATGACGTCCCGCGACTCCATTTCTGATTGGACGCGAAGAGCGATGCTGGTGGTGACGTTGGCGCGGATGTCCGCACTCAAGGCACCCTGCGGACGTTGTGTTGCCATGATCAGGTGGATGCCCAGAGACCGGCCCAGGGTCGCGATCCGCATCAGTTCGGCCAGGGTGGCCGGGGCCCCTTCAATGAGCATCCTGAATTCGTCGATCACCAGCACCAAGCGGGGGAGCGTAGGTAACATGCCTCGTCCAAGCTGGGCTCCGTGATCGATCCCGTCGATCCTGGCCCAGTAAGCAGGCAGATCAGGGACATCGGCCTTCGCTAAGAGTGCCTCCCGCCTTCGAACTTCGGCCCGGAGGGAGGAGAGCATACGTTCGAGTTCGTGCTCGTTGAGGTCCGTGAACATTCCGACGCAATGGGGCACATCAACCAGGGGCCCGAGTCCGGAACCTCCTTTGAAATCAACGAACAGGAAGTTGACCTTGTCCGGGCTGTGGTTCAGCGAGATCGCCGCCACAATAGTGCGCAGGAGTTCGGACTTTCCGGATCCCGTCGTCCCGGCCACAAGAAGGTGCGGACCATCGGCAACCAGGTCCAGGGAGCGGGGCGCATCGGCTCCTTGCCCAATGACCGCGGATAGGCCTCTCTGCATTGAAGAAACCTTCCATCGGGCCGCGATGCTTGAGGGGTCGATCGGAAGCAGTCTAGCCAAGAGGCATGTGGTGGGGACGGTCGATGACCTTGCTTCCGCCAGTGCCGGCACTGATGCCAACGAACGACAGTAGCGGTCAAAGACTGAACTCGGGACCAAGTCAGGCTCAAACTCCGTTGTTGAAAGGCACGAGCGGAGGATCGCGCGTCTGTTCCGCAACTCAACAATGAAGTCGCTCTTATCTCCGCATGCCGTGCGTTGGAACACTCTCCAACCAGATTCGAGCGCTTTCTGCCGGAGCGAGTCGGTACCGGGATCGGGATCCGACCCCATGAGAAGCAGGACTCCCGGGTGCCCAGCAGACGCGGAAAGGGAGGCTGTGGCTGAGGGTACGTCGGTTGTCAGCGTGACGCGCGGAAGGAATCGGGCGCTCGCTGGCAAAAGGGCCATTGGACCGTGGATGAGGACGGGGACGGCGGCTGCGCTGCGAAAAGCCGTCAGTTGCATGAGCAGAAACCTGAACAATCCATCGACCATGGCTTCGGTTCCCGACACGGAAACCGATGGGATGGCTGGATCCAGAACGAATGGAACCGGGCCCAATTCCGGCGGGTCAAAACCTGGATCCGCGGGATCGAGCACAACCCTGGCCTTCTGCGGACCGGTGCCGAGCCGAAGCCAGATTTCGTTGCAATCCACCTCTTCCTGCGCAGTGGCAGACGCAGATGAGCCGGTAGCAAAGGCGAGCTCTGCGGCGGATGGTGAGCAGCGCCGTCGTCGGGTTCTGTCTTGTTGTACGGCCTGTTCAATCGCGGCGGCCAAGAGGCGGCGCTGGCGCCTTCCCGACATTGCGGGTGCAAGAACCACGATCGCAGAAATCGCCGTGAATCCAAGGAACATCCACATGCCGGTGACCAAGGCCATGCCGACTCCCAGCAGGAGTGGCAAGCCGGCCGTGAGGAGCAGCTGCGTGCGGTTGCCGGCATCATGCCGCCGGGGGACCATGATCGGCTCGCCGATGCCCACGCCGGCCGCCCCCAGTGACTCATGTCCATAGTCTTCGTTTCCGAAGACTATGGACATGACCGAGCCGCCACAGCGGATCCTGGAGGCGGTTGAGAGAAAGGCTGTGCGGACTTTCCTTCCGTCCACGAGCGTTGCGTTCGCGCTCGCGTTGTCGGTTATGGTGACCGCTGTCTCGGAGATCGTCAGGACGGCGTGAACACGGGAGACGTCAGGATCCGGGAGGCAAATATCCGCTCCGCTCCGGCCGATCCTGTAAGTGCCCCGTTCCAGCGGAATGACCAGGCCTGCAGAAGGTCCGGCATGCACCATCAGGGACAACGGCGCCTGTTCATGTCTGCCGGGGGAGGTTCCACCCGGCTCCGAACCCGCGCCGTCAACCAGGACGGCTCCGTTCATCAGCGGCGGAGTTCCCACCGTGAGGCCGATGAGTGGCAGGCCGCCGACCGTCAGGTCCCCGGTCCCGAACTCGGTGCCGACAGCAGCTTGGAGGAGGGCACCGGGGGCACCTTCGCCCATGTCCAGCGCCAGCTCAACGGGCTCACCTTGCTGCAAGGCCCGCGGTCCCCTGACCAGGGTGCAATGGAGTGTCACTTTGCCCGCTCCTTCAGCGCGAGTAACTGCTTTTCTTTCACGATATTTGCAATCGGCACCGGACGTACCGAGTCACTTGGCGTATGTGGAAAACGCTGCGCTCCTCGGGCAGCGAACGAGCTCCACCGCAATTGGATGCGGCATCTCAGGTAGGCTTGACCTGCAGCCAGTGCGGACCATTGGGCTGCCCGCATTCGAACCAGGAGTATTTGTGACCGCTGACCTCGTCATCGTCGGGGCGGGCTTTTTTGGCCTGACAATCGCAGAACAGGCAGCCACCGAGTTGGGCTTGAAGGTTGTTGTCATCGACCGCCGGCACCACATCGGTGGCAACGCTTATAGCGAAACGGAAGGGCAGACCGGGATCGAGGTGCACCGCTATGGTGCACACCTCTTTCATACCTCGAATGAGCGGGTGTGGGACTATGTCAACCGGTTCACGACTTTTACCAACTATGTTCACAAGGTGTATGGCGTCCATAAGGGCGAGGTCTACTCGCTGCCTATCAACCTCGCAACGATCAATCAGTTCTTCAGAGCCAATCTGACCCCCGGAGACGCACGGGCACTCATTCTGGAGCAGGCCGGCGAGCTTGCGGGAACCGATCCCCAGAACCTCAACGACAAGGGCATCCAGCTAATCGGCCGTCCGCTGTACGAGGCATTTATCAAGCACTACACGGGCAAGCAGTGGCAGACGGACCCCAAGGACCTGCCTGCCGGGATCATTTCGCGGCTTCCCGTCCGGTACAACTACGACAACCGTTACTTCAACGACAAGTACGAGGGGCTGCCCACCAACGGGTACACGGCGTGGATCGAGAAGATGGCCGAGCACCCGAACATCGAAGTGCGCCTGAACACGGACTTCTTTGACGAGTCGCATGCGTGTTCGAAAAACAAGGTTGTCGGCAAGATCCCCGTTGTCTACACCGGCCCGGTCGACCGCTACTTCGACTTCGTCGCCGGAGACCTGTCCTGGCGTACTATCGATTTCGAGGAAGAAGTCCTCGAGGTGGCTGACTTTCAGGGAACTGCGGTTGTCAACTACAACGACGACGACGTCGCGTTCACGCGCATCATCGAACCGCGCCATTTCCACCCCGAGCGTGAATACCAAACAGAGAAGACCGTCATCATGCGGGAATTCTCCCGATTCGCGGAAAAGGGCGACGAACCGTACTATCCGGTCAACACGCCGGATGACAGGGAGAAGTTGCTCAAGTACAGGGATCTCGCCGCTCTGGAAGAGAATGTACTTTTCGGGGGTCGATTGGGCACCTATAGATACCTTGACATGCACATGGCCATCGGGTCTGCCTTGTCCATGTTCGACAACAAGATCCGTCCGCACTTTGAAAGTGGTATGGCAATGGAAAGCGGAGGAGTGGACGCGTGAGCAGCGGAACCAGGATGCAGGTGTTGCAGCGGGTTATTCTGCCAGCTGATGACCAGCTAGACACGACGGCGTTGTACGTCGACGCCGGCCCGGCAAACGGTATCCGCCTGCGCGAGAACGACGAATTCGCAAGGAATCCGAAGTCGACCGAGGAGAAACTTCACTTCGTTAGTTCGGGCAGCGAAGAGGTCCATTTCGAAGACGTCCTCTCCCGGAGTTCCGTCAGGCTCCGCGCGGGAGAGCAGCTTTCCTTCGGAACGTACTTCAATGCCTTTCCTGCAAGCTATTGGCGGCGCTGGACGGATCTGCAATCGATCCGCCTCGTCGTCCGGACCACGGGCCACGGCACCGTCACTGTCTATAAGTCGAACGCGCGGGGTACCCTCCAACGCGTTGATGGCGCACGCGTCCAAGGCACTGCTGTCACCGAATTCGAGCTGTCCCTCAAACCCTTCGGGGACGGCGGGTGGTACTGGTTCGATCTCGCCTCTAGCCGTGAAGAACTGACGCTCGATGCAGCGGAATGGCAGGGAACAGCGCCCGAGCGCGCCTCCGGCAGGGTGACCCTGGAGATCACCACCATGAACAAGCCGGGCTTCTGCCTGAATAACGCCAGGATCCTCGCCGAAAATCCCGAGGTCCTGGAGCACGTCCAGGAAATCCTCATCGTTGACCAAGGAACCCAAAAGGTTGCCGAGCAGCCAGGCTTTGCGGACATAAAGTCAGTGCTCGGTGACAAACTGCGGATCATCGACCAGGCCAATCTCGGCGGCTCGGGCGGCTTCTCGCGCGGCATGTACGAAGCCGTGGAGAACGGCAGTGACTACGCACTCCTGTTGGATGATGACGTCGTCATCGAACCAGAGAGCATTGCGCGCCTGCTGGTTTTCTCGGATCACTGCCGCAAGCCGACCATCGTGGGTGGCCACATGTTCGATCTCTACAGCCGAAGCGTGCTTCACACCTTCGGTGAAGTGGTGGATCCATATCGATTCGTGCCCGCAATGCCCCACGCGGACATGGAGATGAGGCACGACTTCAGCGTCGCGAACCTTCGGCAGACGCCGTGGCTGCACCGACGGGTCGACGTCGACTACAACGGTTGGTGGCTGTGCATGATCCCGACTGAGATCATCCGTGAGATCGGGCTGTCCCTTCCGCTCTTTATCAAGTGGGACGACGCCGAGTACGGACTCCGAGCTCGTGAAGCCGGCTTTGCCACGGTTTCCCTCCCCGGCGCCGCCGTCTGGCATGTCTCCTGGATCGACAAGGACGACCTGGTTGGCTGGCAAGCCTATTTCCATGGCAGGAACCGCTTGATTACGACGCTCATCTACAGCCCCTATAAGAAGGGGGGACGGGTTATCCGGGAGTCGTTCCAATCGGACGTCAAGCACTTGGTTTCCATGCAGTACTTCACCGAACATTCGCGGCTCGATGCTTTGGAGGACCTCTTTCTCGGTCCCGAGCACCTGCATCGCAATATCGCCACAAAGCTCGGCGAGATCAATGCGCTCAAGTCCGACTACCCCGATGCAGAGATGCGCGAGAACGTGGATGACTTCCCGGCCCCGGCATTGGGACGTGGACCCTCCGGGCTCAAGCCCATTGGACTTCCGAACAAGAAGGACCTCGTCAAATGGGGGGTCACCACGGTTGCCCGACAATTGGTGAAGAAGCCGGCGGCGGAATCCGCGGAACGACCCCAGGGCTTCCTGGCCCATCGCGACAACAGATGGTTCCGCTTGGCGCACTATGACAGTGTCGTCGTCTCGAATGCCGACGGCACTGCGGCATCCTGGTACAAACGCGACCCTGAGAAGCTCAGGTCCATGCTCGCGGAAGCAGGAAGACAACACGCCAAACTTTACCGCCACTGGGAGGAACTCTCGGAGCAGTACCGTAGGGCACTGCCGGAGATCACTTCGATGGAGGCTTGGAAGAAGACATTTGGCTTGGCCGACGAGAAGGGTCACTAGATGACACAGCCCGTGACCGAGTTGGTCCAACCGGGTCGTGGTCGCGGCATCATTGACGTCTATAAGCACAAGTTTTTGTTACAACTGCTGGTGCGCAAGGAAATCAAGATCCGCTACCGTGGCTCTGTTCTGGGACTCCTGTGGTCCTACGTTAAGCCGTTGATGCAGTTCTTGATCTACTTCGTGGCGCTCGGGGTGTTCCTCGACATGCAGCGGGGAACCCCCAACTACGCGATCTACCTGTTTGCAGGAATTGTGCTGGTCAATTTCTTCACGGAATCGCTAGGCAACGCCACGCGCTCCATCGTCGACAACAGGGACCTCATCCGGAAGATCTACCTACCCAGGGAGCTGTTCCCGGTCTCCACGATCTGGGTTTCTGCAGCCCACCTGCTTCCACAAGTAGTGGTCTTGGTCGGCGCTTGTTTATTGAGCGGTTGGAGTCCCGCAATTTGGCAACTTCTTGCTGTTGTTGGAGCCTTCGTCCTGACAGCGATTCTTGCCACCGGCCTCGGCTTGTTGTTTGGCGCTGCGAATGTGTACTTCCGGGATTCCGAGAACATCGTCGACATGATCCTCATGATCGTCACGTGGGCCTCGCCCGTCCTCTACGTGTGGCCGATGGTTCAGCGTGTCATGGGTCCCTGGTTCTTTTTGTACCAGCTGAATCCCGTGACTGTCGCCGTCGAAATCTTCCACTGGGCCTTTTGGTCACCGACGCTGAGCGCCGCGCAGTCGGGATCGATTTCCATGCCGCCGGACTTGCTCGCCGTCTGGTTCCCAGCTGCCTTTGGCGTGGCTGCACTCGTCCTCGTGATTGGACAGCTCGTCTTCATGAAGCTATCAGTACATTTTGCCCAGGAGCTTTGACATGTCCGTACCCACGGGAGTCCCCGACAGCGTCGCCATTACCTGTCGGAACTTGCGGAAGAAGTTTGTGCTCCGCCATACCCGCAGCATGAAGGAAGCGATTGTATGGTTGCTGACCGGGCGCAAAGGGGATCTTTCCAAAAAGTTCGATGCGCTGAAAGACGTTTCGCTTGATGTCGAGCAGGGCGAAACCGTGGCATTGCTTGGACTAAACGGTTCAGGAAAATCAACCCTTTTGAAGCTCATTTCAGGCGTGCTTCAGCCAGATGAGGGTACCGTTCATACGCGGGGGAGGGTGGCCGGTCTCATTGAGGTCGGAGCGGGATTCCATCACGACCTCAGCGGCAGGGACAACGTGTACCTCAACGGCGCAATCCTGGGCATGAGCCAGAACCAGATCGATAAGATGTTCGATTCGATCGTCGAGTTCTCTGAAATCGGCGAGTTCATCGATACAGAGGTCAAGTTCTATTCCTCCGGTATGTACTTGAAGCTGGCCTTCTCGATTGCAGTCCACACCGACCCTGAGGTGTTCCTCATTGACGAAATCCTGGCAGTCGGGGACGAACCGTTCCAGCGCAAGTGCATCCTCAAAATCAATGAACTGGCGGACGCAGGAAAAACGCTCTTCGTGGTGAGCCACGACCTGGACCTGGTCGCTTCCGTGTGCAAAAGGGGAGTGCTCTTGGAACACGGTCAGATCATCATGGACGGCGAAGTGCACGCTGTGGTGAAGGAGCTTCGACGGCGATCGGCCGCCACAGAGTGATTGGGCTGGCGCTCCGCGCGGTGCCAGCCGTGCGGGGCCTAGTTGTCTCCGCAAGCCGTGATTTTGTACAGCTTGGCAGGGCCCTGGCTGTCTACTAGCTTGACTCCGGGGTTTTGATCCAGGTGCAGGAGGCCGGCTGGCGTATGGTTTCCGCCATGGACTTCGGTGAGGCCGAAGTCCATGACGTAGTAGGAGTGCTCTCCACGGACCGCCCTGCAAACATCCGGGTCGCCGGTGACGTTTCCCAAACGATCGTAGATTTCCTGGAGATCGGGCGAGACGTAGCTGAGAATGTGGAGCTGGGCGGAGCGACGGTCGCCGAGGGCGTAGGAAAGGGAAGCCCCGGTATACGGGTTCCCGAGCAAGATCGCATTCTGGGGAATGTCGGCCGGCAATCTCTGGATCAGATGCAGTTCATCGCTCGAAACCAAGGGTGAGTTCGGCGTCAAAGCGTATTTCGATGATGCTAGCGCAACTTCCTTGTTGACTCCGCCCACTTGCCCAAGGAGCACGGCAAGTGCGACGAGGACCAAGGCCGCGCCGTGTTGAAGGGCGGTCCGGAGACCGGAAGGGAGGGTCCGTGAGTCGCTTCGAAGAAGTACCCGCTTGAACCATTGCCGTATGTATGGGTTGTGGCAGATCCACTCGACCCCCACGGCAGCAAGCAAGACGGCGACCAGAGGCAACAGGGCCGCGATGCGGTAGCTGTCGTTGTACCAAACGCCGGTCAGAATGCTCCGTATTCTGGAAATCGGGAACCCTGAAACCACGACGAAGAGGCCAGTGAAGATCAGGAAAACCGCGGCGAGCCACCTGTACCGAAGCTGCCGCGCGGCTGCCCACAGGCCCAGTAGTGCAAGCGGTGCCACCAACCAGGCGGCTGGCAAGTCCAAGGGCGAGAAGACAATCGCCTCGCCCAGGGCTTGCGGGGCCGTATGGTAGGGGCCCCAGAATGATGCGTCCGGCGGCGGCCGGAGGAAGGCCCAAAGAATAACGAAAGCCACGCAATAGCTGATCAGGGGGACCGTGAACCTGGGATGCCAAATCCGCAGCAAATTCCGTTTCCGGAGCTTGATGGTCTTCCATGAAAGGAACCCCACCATCGGGGCAGTCCACGTCAGCCACGCCATGAAGGTGGTGGGATGCGCAACAACCAGCCCCGCAAGGCTCAACAAGAGTGCGAGGACCGCCGGAAGGTCCCGCGGAACCCAGTCCGGGGACACCCGCAAAATTGCAGCGGCAAGGGCAATCGAACTCGGCAGGAGGCTAATCGACAGCAGATTGGGGTACAAGACGCCGAAGTCCATCATCAGGAGCGGGAATGCGCCAAGCGAAGCGCATGCTACGCCCACCGCAAGAGCAACCTCGGCAGACCGGCCTATGGTCCACCTAGCTGCCAAGAGGCAGCCCAGCGGCCAAAACACTGCACCCAGGATGATGCTCGTAAGGTTTACAGCGGTGGGTACGTCCAGCCCAAAGGTGGACGCGACCAACGTTGCAACCGCGTTCCAGCCCGCAGGATAAAAACCCCCACCGGTCATGTCGCCGATCGTCAGGGACGAGGCGTTCCCGGTATCAAGGGCGTATTTGACGGAGTTAAGGTGAAAGACGGCGTCGTAGGTTTGGGAAAAATGTTCCGGGGCGCCGATGGCCTGCATGACCCTGGCGCCAATCACTACGAATGCAAGAAGCCCGGCAACAAATGGTGCCGCGCTCCGCCAAAGTCCGGACCCCGGCACCGTTCCGGCGCGCGGACGGGACCGGGAAACGAACCACGCGATCCCGCCGAGCACTACGGCCACGACAGCGACCGGAAGGAGGTTGAACCTCACATGCAAGAAGGGGCTCACCGTCGAAGCGATGACGATCACGCCTATCGACAGCGCAGGGGAGAGCGCCAGCGCGTCGAAGCCCCGATAGCGCAAACCCCACGCTACAAGGAAGCCGGGAGCAAGCAATAAAAGGACAGCACCGATCAATTGCGGGAGGACAGACCACCACACAGGCCGAGGCTAACCTTCGAGCAAGCCGTGGAGATACGCTCCGTAGCCGCTCTTGATCAGCGGCTCGGCGCGCTCGCGCAGTTCGTCGTCCGAAAGGAAACCTTGGCGCCAAGCGATTTCCTCGGGAGCGCCGATCTTGAGGCCCTGGCGGTTTTCCACCGTACGGATGAAGTTGGAGGCGTCATTGAGGTCGTCAAAGGTCCCGGTATCGAGCCAGGCTGTGCCTCGTGGAAGGATCTCAACGTGGAGCTTCCCCGCCTCGAGGTACTTCCGGTTGACGTCGGTGATTTCCAGCTCGCCGCGAGCTGACGGCGTAAGGTTCTTCGCGATATCAACGACGTCGTTGTCGTAGAAATAGAGCCCAGGAACCGCATAGTGTGATTTGGGGTGGCTGGGTTTTTCTTCCAAGGAAATAGCCTTGCCGGCTTCATTGAATTCGACCACACCATACGCTTTGGGATCTTTTACCCAATAGCCGAAGACTGCGCCGCCCTCGATGTCTGCATGTTTCCGAAGTTGCGTGCCCATCCCTTGGCCGTAGAAGATGTTGTCACCGAGGACAAGCGCCACAGTCTCGTTTCCAATGTGCTGCTCGCCCAGGATGAATGCTTGCGCAAGGCCGTCGGGCGAAGGCTGCTGGACATAGGAAATGTTGATACCGAATTGGGAACCATCGCCGAGAAGCCGTTGGAATTGTTCGGCATCATGCGGGGTGGTGATCACCAAGACATCGCGGATGCCCGCCAGGATGAGAGTGGAAAGCGGGTAGTAGATCATCGGCTTGTCATATACCGGGACCAGTTGCTTGCTGATGCCGTGAGTAATCGGGTGCAGACGAGAGCCGGTGCCACCGGCAAGAATGATTCCACGCATGATCTACATCATCCCTTACCGGGGAGTCCCCGGCAAAACCAGCGGCCGTTGGCGCGGGACGGAGCTTAGCTGCTGTGGCCCTTTCCGCTGCGGCCGCGGACGCCGTCGACAAGCCCTCTCAACGCTGAGCTGAGCCGTGCACTGCGCCCCGGTGCCAGGACGGTGACGAACAGGAGATGCCTCAGGTCCAGCAACAAGCCGCCGATAATCCATACCGGGTGAACTTTCGCGTATCGGCGGCCGACGAGAATCCTGTTTCGGAATATGTAGTAATAGCGCCAGGAAGCTGCAATGCGTACTTTCAATGCCCGATTCTGGTATCTAATGTCCCTGCCCCATATATTTGCATCGACAAAGGATCCGAGCGAATGCTCGAATTCTGCATCTGCAAGGACCGTCGGCAGCCCAGCATCAAGCGCGCGGAAGTAGTATTCGGTATCCACCAGGTCAATGAACAGCCCGTCCCAGAAGTTGCCGATTATATCCAGGGTGGAAACTGGAATCAGCAATCCGGATTGAATGGGCTCCCGTCCTAGCGGGACTCCCGATTTTGACCCGGCCGTCTTGACGGGATTGCCATGGATTCGTGCGGGCGATACGAGGCCGGGAGTAACACCCGCGGCGGCTGCAGAGTCAGCGGCGTCTACCAGGCGGCGGACATATTCCGCGCTCAGGAGCGAATCTTGGTCAACCGTGATGATGTATTCCACCGCTTTTGTGCGCGCCAAGTCGATGCCGGCGTTCAAAGCTGAAGCGATTCCGGAATTCTTTTCGAGCCGCAGCACCATGGCGCCGGCGTCTGCGGCGGCGTCGAAGATCTGGTCGAAACCCGGACCTCCGCCATCATCTACTACCACCACGGTGGCCAGTTGCCGACGCAGGGACGAGACGCTTTCGATCAATTGCGAGGTAGGACGAAAGGCTGTGACAACAGCTGCAACCTTTGTCAGCAGCACCGGCGGTTCAATATCGGGTTGCAAGTCGATTTCCCTATTTTCCAAGAGTATGCCGAAGGAGGGAGCGCACGGCTGCGGGGCTGCCGTGCTGCGCCGCAGCGGGCAGGAGGAGGAAGGCATGGGCCCGGGAGGTGAGGCGCAAGTTCGCGGCCCTGGATGCCTTTCGCCAACCCTTGATCATGCAGAGCTCAGCGGCAAGTTCGAAGTATCCGCGCTCCCCAGCGAACCGGGACCCATCAAGCAATTTGCTGGCGGAGGCACTACCGGTGTGTCTTCTGTACGCGAAGCATACCTCTGGTTCGATGAGGAGCTCTGCTCCAGCCAAGACCATATCGATGATCAAGCCGAGATCCTGAATCACGTGAAGACCATCGCGAAAATCGAAGTCGTGAATCTTGTCTCGACGGAAAACCAAGGACGGCCAGTAGAGCCAGTCGCCATGAAGGAGGCTTACCGCAAGCTTCTCGCCACTGAGCATCCTGGATTTGGATCCGTGGGGTTTGACCACGTGTTGCTTCACGAGATCAACGATCGGCCGGGTGGACTCCCCGGTTTCATTGATCACTTCCACGCCAGGCTGGATGATCCAGGCGTTCGGAAAATCCCGGTACGCGCGAAGGGCGACGTCTACGAAGTTCGGCAGAAGGACGTCGTCGCAACCCATGACGACAAGCGCGTCTTGCGTTGCCAGCGACACACAAGTGCGGAAGTTCTCGGTGATGCCTTGGTTGGTTTCTTTGCGGATATAGCGAATCCGGGGGTCGTTGATTTCTTCCAGATATCTGCGGACCTCATCACCTGGATAGGCGTCGTCCACAACAGTCAGAAGCCAATCGTCCGAATCCTGGCCGAGTACGCTGTCGACTGCCTGCCGCATGAAGTCAGGATCCCCCCAATACGGGATGAAGATGTCCAGGGCCATTCGGTTCCTTACTTCGGGCCGGAGGGTGTGGAAGTGTCGTCCTCCGCGGTTTCGGCGGTCTGCAGTTGCTCGAGGAGGGCGCGCATGATCGCAACTTCTTCCGCCAACGTCCGGGTTTCATCTTCGACCACGGAGATTTCCCAAGAGAGGTGCAAACAGACTCCCAGCAGCAGCAGGATGCTGATGATGAACAGCAGATTCGATGGCAGCTGCACGCCAACGAGTTCGGCAACGATGGTCAGCAAGCGCGGGAACGCCGCAAGGACCAAGGTTCCAATGCCGACGACGAGCCAAAGCGCGGCGTACTTCTCACGGAGCTTCTTGCGCCGGAGCATTTCGAAAACGATCCCCACGATCGCCAAGGCGAGGAGGAAAGCAGCCAGATTTCCCATCAGGAAGCCTCCTGGGCCGACGATGATACAGATGGAATGGTGGACCGCTTACGGGTCAGTGCGAAGAGCAGCGCGAAGGTGGAACGGCCGAGATAAACTGCGGCTTTCGCAGGGTTGTGGCTGGGGGTTCCGCCCTGCCGAGGGCGCATCGCCACGGGAATCTGCGTCACTTTGCATCCCGAACGGATGGCTACGACGAGGGAGTCGATAGTGTCGCCGAGGTACTCTGCGGGATAGTGGTCCAGATACTGGCTGATGGCGCGATCGTTGGCAGCCCGGAATCCGGACGTCACATCCGTAAGGCGTGTTTTTGCCAGGCCGGAGATCACCTTTGCAAGAAATTGCATTGCCCATTTTCGAGGGCCGCTTACTATGTACTCGCCCTTTTCTGCGAATCGGGCACCAATTGAAATGTCGGCATGCTCCAGCCCCGCGAGGACTTCGCCGATATTCCGGGGGTCATGTTGGCCATCGGCGTCTACTTGGATCACCTGTCGATAGCCCAGCCGCTTGGCGTACTTGAAACCAGCGCGCATGGCGCCTCCGACGCCCAAGTTGAAGGGGAGGTTCAGCACCGTTGCTCCGGCTTCGGCGGCCAGCGCCGCGGTGTCGTCCGTGGATCCATCGTTGACGACCAGCACATCGTAGGGACCTCCGACGCCCAGCACTTCCCGCACCGT is part of the Arthrobacter methylotrophus genome and harbors:
- a CDS encoding FtsK/SpoIIIE domain-containing protein, with amino-acid sequence MTLHCTLVRGPRALQQGEPVELALDMGEGAPGALLQAAVGTEFGTGDLTVGGLPLIGLTVGTPPLMNGAVLVDGAGSEPGGTSPGRHEQAPLSLMVHAGPSAGLVIPLERGTYRIGRSGADICLPDPDVSRVHAVLTISETAVTITDNASANATLVDGRKVRTAFLSTASRIRCGGSVMSIVFGNEDYGHESLGAAGVGIGEPIMVPRRHDAGNRTQLLLTAGLPLLLGVGMALVTGMWMFLGFTAISAIVVLAPAMSGRRQRRLLAAAIEQAVQQDRTRRRRCSPSAAELAFATGSSASATAQEEVDCNEIWLRLGTGPQKARVVLDPADPGFDPPELGPVPFVLDPAIPSVSVSGTEAMVDGLFRFLLMQLTAFRSAAAVPVLIHGPMALLPASARFLPRVTLTTDVPSATASLSASAGHPGVLLLMGSDPDPGTDSLRQKALESGWRVFQRTACGDKSDFIVELRNRRAILRSCLSTTEFEPDLVPSSVFDRYCRSLASVPALAEARSSTVPTTCLLARLLPIDPSSIAARWKVSSMQRGLSAVIGQGADAPRSLDLVADGPHLLVAGTTGSGKSELLRTIVAAISLNHSPDKVNFLFVDFKGGSGLGPLVDVPHCVGMFTDLNEHELERMLSSLRAEVRRREALLAKADVPDLPAYWARIDGIDHGAQLGRGMLPTLPRLVLVIDEFRMLIEGAPATLAELMRIATLGRSLGIHLIMATQRPQGALSADIRANVTTSIALRVQSEMESRDVINSPAAASIPVSLPGRAYMVRGMQDAEPFQSAILSHGEEDQSLTGTVAGPASGSLRFSGWSVTTGADFQRAEPTPAETARPIIKSISRVWDARGGKPLRRPVADALPESVSLRQRLGAAGPEGKRAASGTSAGPNARLGLVDLPTQQRIAELCWNPGAHGNLALIGPPASGVEDTCRSATAQLVGGAEELHLYALDGDGSFADVAVQGRVGAVASLNHLRRGVRILERLANEMSVRQSQGHVAGEVPLLLVISGWGSWQSELRAGPLAWAEDLVHTVVRDGPRAGLTVVVTGDRELVASRMFASIPNRAYFPAGTTEEGRLAWPRFAAMKPLRGRAVVGGNFLDVDTAVAQLMAPPPSEPWPYCAPPNPARRPFRVEPLPQFVRASQVVAKDPIVHSAARAPRTLLLGLGGDDHEAVRISLPSSAVLLALGSPGSGKSLLLKALPLLNPGCQWRIPPQGADPDAFWAEFHRDASRKLESAGTVLLVDDAEYLSSETGILLAELPSMGFSVVATAGQSPALLQRLPLASLARNHGSGILLGKRSPHSGDFFGVRVDVEPAPPPGRAVLIENGQTRSVQIAVPDEEVAPQGKRPQ
- the glf gene encoding UDP-galactopyranose mutase; the protein is MTADLVIVGAGFFGLTIAEQAATELGLKVVVIDRRHHIGGNAYSETEGQTGIEVHRYGAHLFHTSNERVWDYVNRFTTFTNYVHKVYGVHKGEVYSLPINLATINQFFRANLTPGDARALILEQAGELAGTDPQNLNDKGIQLIGRPLYEAFIKHYTGKQWQTDPKDLPAGIISRLPVRYNYDNRYFNDKYEGLPTNGYTAWIEKMAEHPNIEVRLNTDFFDESHACSKNKVVGKIPVVYTGPVDRYFDFVAGDLSWRTIDFEEEVLEVADFQGTAVVNYNDDDVAFTRIIEPRHFHPEREYQTEKTVIMREFSRFAEKGDEPYYPVNTPDDREKLLKYRDLAALEENVLFGGRLGTYRYLDMHMAIGSALSMFDNKIRPHFESGMAMESGGVDA